A genomic segment from Desulfonatronum lacustre DSM 10312 encodes:
- a CDS encoding HPF/RaiA family ribosome-associated protein, translating to MRIQINSDRNIEIDEALQTEISDGVESALGRLSARITLLEVHLSDENSDKKGGHDDMRCLLEARLEGHQPIAVAHRAATLNLAVDGAAARLTKLIKHSQERLHEQQSQRTDPDPSAPEPEPEDELEQSGVNS from the coding sequence ATGCGGATTCAAATCAACTCCGACCGCAACATCGAGATTGACGAGGCCCTGCAAACTGAAATCAGCGATGGAGTGGAAAGCGCCCTAGGCCGGCTCAGCGCGCGGATCACGCTGTTGGAAGTCCATTTGAGCGACGAAAACAGCGACAAGAAGGGCGGACATGACGACATGCGCTGTCTGCTGGAAGCCCGTCTCGAGGGTCACCAGCCCATCGCGGTCGCACATCGGGCAGCGACACTGAATCTGGCCGTTGACGGCGCCGCGGCTAGATTGACCAAATTGATCAAGCACTCCCAGGAACGACTGCACGAACAGCAGAGTCAACGCACGGACCCGGACCCGTCCGCGCCGGAACCGGAACCTGAGGATGAGTTGGAACAGTCTGGTGTAAATTCCTGA